Proteins from a genomic interval of Actinoalloteichus hymeniacidonis:
- a CDS encoding pseudouridine-5'-phosphate glycosidase: MINEEVADALAQGRGVVALESTLLAHGLPAGRNRAVAARLETVIRNAGAAPATIAVLDGTARIGLTEAELDRVCDPAADLVKLSRRDLGPALGLRGNGATTVASTSALAHAAGISLFATGGMGGVHRGAETSWDVSADLDVLASTPVTVVCSGVKSILDIPATLEVLESRSVPVLSYRTDHFPAFYLRDSGLPSPWRVDSPEAAAAVIAAHHASVPGDAGVVLANPIPAVHEMPRALHDELLRTGLELLAEKGVHGKDVTPLLLEHFHRTSEGASLDANEELVVSNAELAAAVAVALAESR; encoded by the coding sequence ATGATCAACGAGGAGGTCGCCGACGCCCTCGCACAGGGTCGAGGCGTGGTGGCGTTGGAGAGCACCCTGCTCGCCCACGGCCTGCCCGCCGGTCGCAACCGTGCGGTGGCCGCCAGGTTGGAGACCGTGATCCGTAATGCGGGCGCGGCGCCCGCCACCATCGCGGTGCTCGACGGCACGGCGCGGATCGGCCTGACCGAGGCCGAGCTGGATCGGGTGTGCGACCCGGCCGCCGATCTCGTCAAACTCTCCCGCCGGGACCTCGGTCCGGCGTTGGGCCTGCGGGGTAACGGCGCGACCACGGTGGCCAGCACCTCGGCGCTCGCGCACGCAGCGGGTATCTCGCTGTTCGCCACCGGCGGGATGGGCGGGGTGCACCGGGGGGCCGAGACGAGCTGGGATGTCTCCGCCGACCTCGACGTACTGGCGTCGACTCCGGTGACGGTGGTCTGCTCGGGTGTGAAGTCGATCCTCGATATCCCGGCGACGCTCGAAGTGCTGGAAAGCCGTTCGGTTCCGGTGCTCTCCTACCGCACCGACCACTTCCCGGCCTTCTATCTGCGTGATTCGGGACTGCCCTCGCCGTGGCGGGTGGACAGCCCCGAGGCGGCCGCCGCCGTGATCGCCGCCCACCACGCCTCCGTTCCCGGCGACGCGGGCGTTGTACTGGCGAACCCGATCCCCGCCGTGCACGAGATGCCGCGCGCCCTTCACGACGAACTGCTGCGCACCGGACTCGAGCTGCTGGCGGAGAAGGGGGTGCACGGCAAGGACGTCACGCCGCTGCTCCTCGAGCACTTCCATCGCACCAGTGAGGGCGCCAGCCTCGACGCGAACGAGGAACTCGTCGTGTCCAACGCCGAGTTGGCAGCGGCGGTGGCCGTCGCGCTCGCGGAATCCCGATGA
- a CDS encoding ROK family protein, translating into MALGARPDGVRRHNRSTLLHRLHTVGPGSRTELAAELGLNRSTIKALVDELAASGLVTERSVEPNGTAGRPSLLVSPRAEALCVLAVDVAVERLTVALVGFGGRILVGRNSPARRGDTEHGVVVERVLAIAETLSLGGLRPVGAAVSVPGIVRRSDGLVHEAPNLRWSEVPLGTLLGDGLGLPVAIGNDADLGAMAEHSRGAARGVGDAVYLSADVGVGGGVITGGVPLRGSTGHVGEVGHMILRPDGRLCYCGCRGCWETEVGEQALCRALSLPEDTSRRRLVAELRGLTEEQVAADAGLAEYARWLGVGVVNLVNLLAPELVVLGGLLAEVPASLLAGVEQRARGRSLVGRAASRAVRIRPAELGAQASLLGAAELAFERVLPNS; encoded by the coding sequence ATGGCACTGGGAGCCCGTCCGGATGGCGTGCGCAGGCACAACCGCAGCACCCTGCTTCATCGCCTGCACACGGTCGGGCCCGGTAGCCGCACCGAGTTGGCCGCCGAACTCGGCTTGAACCGCAGCACGATCAAGGCACTGGTCGACGAGCTGGCGGCCAGCGGTCTCGTGACGGAGCGCTCCGTCGAGCCCAACGGGACCGCAGGCCGCCCTTCGCTGCTGGTCTCGCCCCGAGCCGAGGCGCTCTGTGTGCTCGCGGTGGATGTCGCGGTCGAACGACTCACCGTCGCCCTGGTCGGCTTCGGCGGCCGCATCCTGGTGGGGCGCAACAGCCCCGCCCGCAGAGGCGACACCGAGCACGGGGTGGTCGTCGAACGGGTCCTGGCGATAGCGGAGACGCTGAGCCTCGGCGGTCTACGACCCGTGGGGGCTGCCGTTTCCGTGCCCGGCATCGTTCGTCGATCGGACGGACTCGTTCATGAGGCGCCCAATCTGCGCTGGAGCGAGGTGCCACTGGGAACACTGCTCGGCGACGGGCTCGGCCTGCCGGTGGCGATCGGCAACGACGCGGACCTCGGCGCGATGGCCGAACACAGCAGGGGCGCCGCCCGCGGGGTCGGCGACGCCGTCTACCTCTCCGCCGATGTGGGAGTGGGCGGCGGCGTGATCACCGGTGGTGTTCCGCTGCGGGGTTCCACCGGCCACGTCGGCGAGGTCGGACACATGATCCTCCGCCCGGACGGCAGGCTCTGCTATTGCGGGTGCCGAGGCTGCTGGGAGACCGAGGTGGGGGAGCAGGCCCTCTGCCGGGCGCTGAGCCTGCCGGAGGACACCTCCCGGCGGCGTCTGGTCGCAGAGTTGCGTGGGCTTACCGAGGAACAGGTAGCGGCCGACGCCGGGCTTGCGGAGTACGCCCGGTGGCTGGGCGTCGGTGTGGTCAATCTAGTGAATCTCCTGGCGCCGGAGCTCGTCGTACTCGGCGGTCTGCTCGCCGAGGTTCCGGCGTCCCTGCTGGCCGGTGTCGAGCAACGGGCGCGGGGACGGAGTCTGGTCGGCCGAGCAGCCTCCAGAGCCGTTCGGATCCGGCCTGCGGAGCTGGGGGCTCAGGCGAGCCTGCTCGGCGCTGCGGAGCTCGCCTTCGAACGCGTTCTCCCGAATAGCTGA
- a CDS encoding sugar ABC transporter permease, with the protein MTEVSASSADKPPADQAASDSHENFGIDTTRRDTAGALRDYVSRLRGGQLGALPALLGLATLFIVFALLSDRFLTLGNLANLLSQGAGTAVIAMGLVFVLLMGDIDLSAGTASGVAASVMALHLVEGGNLLGAMGTTVFAVFCGGLILAAVLALIMRVWAGAALALLGVVLVLIGVPANPWLEMLLAICVGAAIGCLTGYLVARVGIPAFVVTLALFLAWGGVVLQLIGQGGTLGLRNDVMFSVANGNLPVWGSWVLFVVAAGGYAALLLIRHWNRLRNGLVAQPTPLVLIRVGAVLVLGAAATALLTVNRSNSDTIEIQGVPYVVPIVLALLVLGTFVLDRTRYGRHLYAIGGNREAARRAGIDVAKLRMSVFVVCSTVAAVGAIIYSSKVGSVDPQAGGGNTLLFAVGAAVIGGTSLFGGKGRVRDAVIGGAVIATIDNGLGLLGQSAAMVSIVTGLVLLLAASVDAISRRRAAAVGR; encoded by the coding sequence ATGACTGAGGTCTCGGCCTCCTCGGCTGACAAACCGCCTGCCGACCAAGCAGCTTCGGATTCCCATGAGAACTTCGGAATCGACACCACCCGCCGCGATACCGCAGGCGCGTTACGCGATTACGTGTCCCGACTGCGCGGTGGCCAGCTCGGTGCATTACCCGCATTACTCGGCCTCGCCACCCTCTTCATCGTCTTCGCGTTGCTCTCGGATCGATTTCTGACCCTGGGGAACCTGGCGAACCTGCTCAGCCAGGGCGCGGGCACCGCCGTGATCGCGATGGGCCTGGTCTTCGTCCTGCTGATGGGCGACATCGACCTCTCAGCGGGAACGGCGAGTGGCGTGGCGGCCTCGGTGATGGCCCTGCACCTGGTCGAGGGCGGCAACCTCCTGGGTGCCATGGGAACCACGGTCTTCGCCGTCTTCTGCGGTGGGCTCATCCTGGCCGCGGTGCTGGCGCTGATCATGCGGGTATGGGCGGGTGCCGCGTTGGCACTGCTCGGCGTGGTGCTGGTGCTGATCGGCGTCCCGGCGAACCCGTGGTTGGAGATGCTGCTGGCGATCTGCGTCGGTGCCGCCATCGGCTGTCTGACCGGATACCTGGTCGCCCGCGTCGGCATTCCGGCCTTCGTCGTGACCCTCGCGCTGTTCCTCGCCTGGGGCGGTGTCGTCCTGCAGCTCATCGGTCAGGGCGGCACCCTCGGCCTACGCAACGACGTGATGTTCTCGGTGGCCAACGGGAACCTGCCGGTGTGGGGCAGCTGGGTGCTCTTCGTGGTCGCCGCAGGCGGTTATGCGGCGCTGCTGCTCATCCGGCACTGGAACCGGCTCCGCAACGGACTGGTCGCCCAGCCGACTCCGCTGGTGCTGATCAGGGTCGGCGCCGTCCTGGTGCTGGGCGCGGCCGCCACCGCACTGCTCACGGTCAACCGGTCCAACAGCGACACCATCGAGATCCAGGGAGTGCCCTACGTGGTCCCGATCGTGTTGGCCCTGCTCGTCCTGGGCACCTTCGTGCTGGACCGCACCCGATACGGCAGGCACCTCTACGCGATCGGCGGCAACCGTGAGGCGGCGCGTCGCGCCGGAATCGATGTCGCCAAGTTGCGCATGAGCGTGTTCGTGGTGTGTTCCACGGTCGCGGCCGTCGGAGCCATCATCTACTCCTCGAAGGTCGGCTCGGTCGACCCGCAGGCCGGTGGCGGCAACACCCTGTTGTTCGCGGTCGGCGCGGCCGTGATCGGTGGCACCTCGTTGTTCGGCGGCAAGGGCCGGGTGCGCGACGCGGTGATCGGTGGAGCGGTCATCGCCACCATCGACAACGGACTCGGGTTGCTCGGGCAGTCCGCCGCGATGGTCTCCATCGTGACGGGACTGGTTCTCCTGCTCGCCGCGAGTGTGGACGCCATCTCCCGTCGACGAGCCGCCGCCGTGGGGCGGTAG
- a CDS encoding FkbM family methyltransferase, with protein sequence MSDPAPRLRPVPPLPEHAKAFVNGRTKNLVNVLRWLAVRTSFVEKEILGLDTVVRPGDTCIDIGAEYGLYTYQLLKLVGAQGAVHTVEPQPSLVKALRLAMRALGASNVHVHSTAVGSASGSGVLSLPRRNGLPVHGRAFLTTGAKNEGPNAEFASRKPLRVPVITLDELCDREGLKEVHFIKADVEGAELTLLEGATKILKEQRPALLLEIEDRHLAKFEHRAEDLVGRLAELDYVPYVWQDGWRKVERVTEVYRNYLFTARPLKAA encoded by the coding sequence TTGAGCGACCCAGCACCCCGCCTGCGGCCGGTGCCACCCCTGCCGGAGCATGCGAAGGCCTTCGTGAACGGACGGACGAAGAACCTGGTCAACGTGCTTCGTTGGCTCGCAGTACGCACCTCCTTCGTGGAGAAGGAGATCCTCGGACTCGACACGGTCGTCCGTCCCGGTGACACCTGCATCGACATCGGTGCCGAGTACGGGTTGTACACCTACCAACTCCTCAAGCTGGTCGGCGCGCAGGGCGCGGTGCACACCGTGGAGCCCCAGCCCAGCCTGGTCAAGGCACTCCGGCTGGCGATGCGGGCTCTGGGCGCGAGCAACGTCCACGTGCACAGCACCGCGGTCGGCTCGGCTTCGGGTTCGGGAGTGCTCAGCCTTCCCCGTCGCAACGGACTGCCGGTGCACGGGCGGGCCTTCCTCACCACCGGGGCCAAGAACGAGGGCCCCAACGCGGAATTCGCCTCCCGGAAACCGTTGCGCGTACCGGTGATCACGCTCGACGAGCTGTGCGACCGGGAGGGGCTGAAGGAAGTCCACTTCATCAAGGCCGACGTCGAGGGCGCGGAGCTGACGCTGCTGGAGGGCGCGACCAAGATCCTGAAGGAACAGCGTCCCGCGCTGTTGCTGGAGATCGAGGACCGGCATCTCGCCAAGTTCGAGCACCGGGCCGAGGATCTCGTCGGACGACTGGCCGAGCTGGACTACGTCCCCTATGTCTGGCAGGACGGCTGGCGCAAGGTCGAACGGGTCACCGAGGTGTACCGCAACTACCTCTTCACCGCACGGCCGCTCAAGGCCGCCTGA
- a CDS encoding DEAD/DEAH box helicase, whose product MRAWQRRAITRYLADSPQDFTVVATPGAGKTTFGLRIAAELLADRVIERVTVVTPTEHLKHQWAESAAAVGLAMDSSFRNAAGASSADLDGVAVTYAQVAAHPTLHRVRTERRKTLVILDEIHHAGDAKSWGDAVREAFSPATRRLALTGTPFRSDDTPIPFITYEPDGAGSPRSKADHSYGYAEALRDGVVRPVLFLAYSGEARWRTSAGDEYVARLGEPLSAEETGRAWRTALDPGGDWIPAVLQAADTRLSQLRAGGMPDAGALVIASDHVSAKAYAKILTTMTGVEPVVVLSDDPQASSRIGEFSMSDDRWMVAVRMVSEGVDVPRLAVGVYATSASTPLFFAQAIGRFVRARKPKAGPSGARETASVFLPSVPVLLDLASELEAQRDHVIGKPHREKNGWDDELLADANRQQDEPGEEEKAFTSLGAEAELDQLIYDGSSFGTAAFAASSEEEDYLGLPGLLEPDQVRALLRQRQEKQLDAATARKAEQEAAAGPAAQARTKNTTERLADLRKELNTLVALHHHRTRKPHGAIHNELRKYCGGPPTAMATVDQLEERIATLRSW is encoded by the coding sequence CTGCGTGCTTGGCAGCGTCGGGCGATCACCCGATACCTGGCCGACTCTCCGCAGGACTTCACGGTGGTGGCGACCCCCGGTGCGGGAAAGACCACCTTCGGGCTGCGCATCGCTGCGGAGCTGTTGGCGGACCGGGTGATCGAACGGGTCACCGTGGTCACGCCGACGGAACATCTCAAGCACCAGTGGGCCGAGTCCGCCGCCGCCGTGGGGCTGGCGATGGACTCGTCCTTCCGCAATGCCGCAGGTGCCAGTTCGGCGGACCTCGATGGCGTTGCGGTGACCTATGCGCAGGTCGCGGCACACCCGACACTGCATCGGGTTCGCACCGAGCGCCGCAAGACCCTGGTGATCCTCGACGAGATCCACCACGCGGGCGACGCCAAATCGTGGGGCGACGCGGTACGCGAGGCGTTCTCGCCTGCGACCCGACGACTCGCGCTGACCGGCACGCCGTTCCGCAGCGACGACACGCCGATCCCGTTCATCACCTACGAACCCGACGGCGCGGGCTCGCCTCGTAGCAAGGCCGACCACTCCTACGGATACGCCGAGGCCTTGCGCGACGGCGTGGTGCGGCCGGTGCTGTTCCTGGCCTATTCCGGTGAGGCCCGGTGGCGCACGAGCGCCGGTGACGAGTACGTCGCCCGGCTCGGCGAGCCCCTGAGCGCCGAGGAGACCGGTCGCGCCTGGCGGACCGCGTTGGATCCCGGCGGCGATTGGATACCCGCCGTACTGCAGGCGGCGGATACCCGGCTTTCCCAGTTGCGAGCGGGCGGGATGCCCGATGCCGGTGCGCTGGTCATCGCGTCCGACCACGTCTCGGCGAAGGCCTACGCGAAGATCTTGACCACGATGACCGGGGTCGAACCGGTGGTGGTGCTGTCCGACGATCCACAGGCCTCCAGCCGGATCGGCGAGTTCTCGATGTCGGACGACCGATGGATGGTCGCGGTCCGAATGGTCAGCGAGGGCGTCGACGTCCCGAGGCTGGCGGTGGGTGTCTATGCGACGAGCGCGTCGACCCCATTGTTCTTCGCCCAGGCGATCGGGCGATTCGTGCGAGCGCGCAAACCCAAGGCCGGACCCTCCGGGGCGCGCGAGACCGCCAGTGTGTTCCTGCCCAGTGTCCCGGTGCTGCTGGATCTGGCCAGCGAGTTGGAAGCGCAGCGGGACCACGTCATCGGCAAGCCGCATCGCGAGAAGAACGGCTGGGACGACGAGCTGCTGGCCGACGCCAATCGGCAGCAGGACGAGCCGGGCGAGGAGGAGAAGGCCTTCACCTCCCTGGGCGCCGAGGCCGAGCTGGACCAGCTCATCTACGACGGTTCGTCGTTCGGGACCGCGGCCTTCGCCGCGAGCTCCGAGGAGGAGGACTACCTGGGGCTGCCGGGGCTTCTCGAACCGGACCAGGTGCGGGCTCTGTTGCGGCAGCGGCAGGAGAAACAGCTCGACGCCGCGACGGCGCGGAAGGCGGAACAGGAGGCGGCTGCGGGACCGGCTGCTCAGGCGCGTACCAAGAACACCACCGAACGGCTGGCGGACCTGCGTAAGGAGCTGAACACCCTGGTCGCTCTGCACCATCATCGGACCAGGAAGCCGCACGGAGCGATCCACAACGAGCTGCGCAAGTATTGCGGCGGCCCGCCGACAGCGATGGCGACCGTCGATCAGCTGGAGGAGCGGATCGCCACCCTTCGCTCCTGGTGA
- a CDS encoding DUF7455 domain-containing protein — MTGTLTRPELTAADRCDRCGAAAQVRAVLPSGGELLFCGHHAREHESRLRELAADIQDG, encoded by the coding sequence ATGACAGGAACACTCACCCGCCCCGAGCTCACCGCTGCAGACCGCTGCGACCGCTGCGGGGCGGCAGCCCAAGTTCGCGCCGTCCTTCCCTCGGGTGGCGAGCTGCTCTTCTGCGGCCACCACGCGCGGGAACACGAATCGCGTCTCCGTGAACTGGCAGCCGATATCCAGGACGGCTGA
- a CDS encoding sugar ABC transporter substrate-binding protein: protein MRAQAMIAATSGLVLALAGCGANQASEAPEDSGSEPGAASTGLVVGVVLPDTESSARWEGFDKPYLENAFAEAGVEADIQNAQGDIQRFSTIADQMIQRGVDVLAITNLSNESGAAVQQRAEAAGIPTIDYDRLTLGGSASYYVSFDNTQVGTLQGQGLVDCIGDQEGAQIIEIQGSPTDSNATLFQNGQREILQPLYDSGEYELVQSQPIDQWENQVGGRTFQQILTANGGEVDGVIAANDGLAGAVITVLKQAGLAGEVPVTGQDASLEGLRSVLLGDQCMTVYKPVFAEAQALVDLAVPLAHGDIEAADAVAQEVSTDEEGDREVPSVFLEPVLVTAENVQEVVDDEWVTVEDLCAGEVDDACTELGIS, encoded by the coding sequence ATGCGCGCCCAGGCAATGATCGCCGCGACCAGCGGATTAGTTCTCGCCCTCGCAGGTTGTGGAGCCAACCAGGCCTCGGAGGCGCCGGAGGATTCCGGATCCGAGCCGGGCGCAGCCTCGACGGGCCTGGTGGTCGGCGTCGTCCTGCCGGACACGGAGAGCTCCGCCCGGTGGGAGGGCTTCGACAAGCCGTACCTGGAGAACGCGTTCGCCGAGGCCGGCGTCGAAGCCGACATCCAGAACGCCCAGGGTGATATCCAACGGTTCTCCACGATCGCGGACCAGATGATCCAACGGGGCGTCGACGTCCTCGCGATCACCAACCTCAGCAATGAGAGCGGCGCCGCAGTCCAGCAGCGTGCCGAGGCCGCCGGTATCCCGACGATCGACTACGACCGGCTGACGCTCGGCGGAAGCGCCTCGTACTACGTCTCCTTCGACAACACCCAGGTCGGCACCCTGCAGGGCCAAGGCCTTGTCGACTGCATCGGTGATCAGGAGGGTGCACAGATCATCGAGATCCAGGGCTCGCCGACCGACAGCAATGCGACGCTCTTCCAGAACGGGCAGCGCGAGATCCTGCAGCCGCTGTACGACTCCGGTGAGTACGAGCTCGTCCAGAGCCAGCCGATCGACCAGTGGGAGAACCAGGTCGGTGGCCGGACGTTCCAGCAGATCCTGACCGCCAACGGTGGTGAGGTGGACGGCGTCATCGCCGCCAACGACGGATTGGCCGGCGCCGTGATCACGGTGCTGAAGCAGGCAGGTCTGGCGGGCGAGGTGCCCGTGACCGGACAGGATGCCTCCCTGGAGGGGCTGCGTTCCGTGCTGCTCGGGGACCAGTGCATGACGGTCTACAAGCCGGTCTTCGCCGAGGCGCAGGCGCTGGTCGACCTGGCGGTTCCGCTGGCCCACGGCGATATCGAGGCGGCCGATGCGGTGGCGCAGGAGGTCAGCACCGACGAGGAGGGTGACCGTGAGGTTCCCTCGGTGTTCCTGGAGCCCGTCCTCGTGACGGCCGAGAACGTCCAAGAGGTCGTCGACGACGAGTGGGTCACCGTCGAGGACCTCTGTGCAGGCGAGGTCGACGACGCCTGCACCGAGCTCGGTATCTCCTGA
- a CDS encoding RNA polymerase sigma factor: MAAAETATRRSSSAAAGGAKSTTATPAQAAAKLDADSAAKKPTAVRRTSATKSTAGASKTSAKKAAPGTKKAPARTTTTRAKKGAAKGEAGPNEGMELDEAVELDPAPGSDELAEVTADLTDDITEVEATSEEVAKANSSDFVWDEEESEALRQARKDAELTASADSVRAYLKQIGKVALLNAEEEVELAKRIEAGLYGAERLRKIEEEDEKLSPQMRRDLRWIVRDGERAKSHLLEANLRLVVSLAKRYTGRGMAFLDLIQEGNLGLIRAVEKFDYTKGYKFSTYATWWIRQAITRAMADQARTIRIPVHMVEVINKLGRIQRELLQDLGREPTPEELAKEMDITPEKVLEIQQYAREPISLDQTIGDEGDSQLGDFIEDSEAVVAVDAVSFTLLQDQLQSVLATLSEREAGVVRLRFGLTDGQPRTLDEIGQVYGVTRERIRQIESKTMSKLRHPSRSQVLRDYLD; encoded by the coding sequence GTGGCAGCCGCAGAAACCGCAACCCGACGCTCCAGCTCCGCCGCCGCAGGCGGCGCCAAGTCGACGACGGCCACGCCGGCGCAGGCGGCCGCGAAGCTTGACGCCGACTCGGCCGCGAAGAAGCCGACCGCAGTCAGGAGGACCTCGGCGACCAAGTCGACCGCCGGGGCTTCCAAGACGTCGGCGAAGAAGGCAGCGCCGGGAACGAAGAAAGCACCCGCCAGGACAACCACCACTCGGGCAAAGAAGGGCGCCGCCAAGGGCGAGGCGGGTCCCAACGAGGGCATGGAGCTCGACGAGGCCGTCGAGCTCGACCCGGCGCCCGGCAGCGATGAGCTGGCCGAGGTCACGGCCGACCTCACCGACGACATCACCGAGGTCGAGGCCACCAGTGAAGAGGTGGCCAAGGCCAACAGCAGTGACTTCGTCTGGGATGAGGAGGAGTCCGAGGCCCTGCGTCAGGCACGCAAGGACGCGGAACTCACCGCCTCGGCAGACTCCGTCCGTGCCTATCTCAAGCAGATCGGCAAGGTCGCACTGCTCAACGCCGAGGAGGAGGTCGAGCTCGCCAAGCGGATCGAGGCCGGTCTCTACGGCGCCGAGCGGCTGCGCAAGATCGAGGAGGAGGACGAGAAGCTCTCTCCGCAGATGCGCCGCGATCTCCGTTGGATCGTGCGCGACGGCGAGCGGGCCAAGAGTCACCTTCTGGAGGCGAACCTTCGTCTCGTGGTCAGCCTCGCCAAGCGCTACACCGGCCGAGGCATGGCGTTCCTGGATCTGATCCAGGAGGGCAACCTCGGATTGATCCGCGCCGTGGAGAAGTTCGACTACACCAAGGGCTACAAGTTCTCGACGTACGCCACCTGGTGGATCCGTCAGGCGATCACCCGCGCCATGGCAGACCAGGCCCGCACCATCCGTATCCCGGTGCACATGGTCGAGGTCATCAACAAGCTGGGTCGTATCCAGCGCGAGCTGCTGCAGGACCTGGGCCGCGAGCCCACGCCCGAGGAGCTCGCCAAGGAGATGGACATCACCCCGGAGAAGGTGCTGGAGATCCAGCAGTACGCCCGGGAGCCCATCTCGCTGGACCAGACGATCGGTGATGAGGGCGATTCGCAGCTCGGCGACTTCATCGAGGACTCGGAGGCCGTGGTCGCGGTCGACGCCGTCTCGTTCACGTTGCTGCAGGATCAGCTTCAGTCCGTGCTCGCGACTCTGTCCGAGCGCGAGGCGGGCGTGGTCCGACTTCGTTTCGGTCTGACCGACGGTCAGCCGAGGACCCTGGACGAGATCGGCCAGGTCTACGGCGTGACCCGGGAGCGCATTCGTCAGATCGAATCGAAGACGATGTCCAAGCTTCGGCACCCGTCCCGGTCCCAGGTACTTCGCGACTACCTGGACTAG
- a CDS encoding carbohydrate kinase family protein, with the protein MTAPRPRVVVVGDTGLDVVASHRAPLAFGGDTRARVTMTAGGAGANTSVWLARCDVEPLLVARVGDDSAGRQAAAELTSAGVRCVFTVDPNAATCCVVVLVDANGQRTMLPDRGASGRVSPDDLDPGLLDGTAGQRPAHLHLSGYLLLDRTSRPAGVAALRAAKEAGLTTSVDPQAAALLRAQGNDDFLAAIEGVDLLLPNTDELTALTGSPEPRSAASLLGLVGAVVVTTGESGASWVDAEGVISVEAPAVECVDSTGAGDAFNAGFLGSWLRGGAPLDALRAGVSAGSSAVSHVGAQPPPLDARPA; encoded by the coding sequence ATGACCGCGCCCCGCCCCCGGGTGGTCGTGGTCGGCGACACGGGGCTGGACGTGGTCGCATCGCATCGCGCGCCCCTTGCATTCGGCGGTGACACCCGAGCCCGGGTCACGATGACCGCTGGTGGTGCAGGCGCGAACACCTCGGTGTGGCTGGCCCGCTGCGATGTCGAGCCGTTGTTGGTCGCCAGGGTCGGCGACGACTCCGCAGGGCGACAGGCTGCGGCCGAACTCACCTCGGCAGGAGTGCGTTGCGTCTTCACCGTGGACCCGAACGCCGCGACCTGCTGCGTCGTCGTGTTGGTGGATGCGAACGGACAGCGCACCATGCTCCCCGACCGTGGCGCGAGCGGCCGGGTGTCCCCCGACGATCTGGATCCGGGGCTCCTGGACGGCACGGCGGGACAGCGACCGGCGCATCTGCATCTGTCCGGTTATCTGTTACTGGATCGGACGTCCAGGCCCGCAGGCGTGGCGGCGCTGCGTGCCGCGAAGGAGGCGGGCTTGACCACCTCGGTCGACCCGCAGGCGGCTGCGCTGCTGCGGGCGCAGGGCAACGACGACTTCCTCGCTGCCATCGAGGGTGTCGACCTGCTGCTGCCCAACACCGACGAGCTGACGGCGTTGACGGGGTCGCCGGAGCCTCGATCAGCGGCGAGTCTGTTGGGGCTGGTCGGCGCGGTGGTGGTGACCACGGGCGAATCCGGAGCGAGCTGGGTGGACGCCGAAGGCGTGATCTCGGTGGAGGCGCCTGCCGTCGAATGCGTGGACTCCACGGGCGCCGGTGACGCCTTCAACGCGGGCTTCCTCGGATCCTGGCTGCGTGGCGGCGCCCCGCTCGACGCGTTGCGTGCGGGAGTCAGCGCAGGCAGCAGCGCGGTGAGCCATGTGGGGGCACAACCGCCGCCGTTGGATGCCCGACCCGCCTGA
- a CDS encoding DUF3039 domain-containing protein: protein MDDVSTPTQTLPDVDTRPEGVDTTSDDTPKMFHYVRKAKITESAVTGTHVVALCGEVFPVTRSPKPGSPVCPDCKKIFEGLPPGGKD from the coding sequence ATGGACGATGTGAGTACTCCGACGCAGACGCTGCCCGATGTCGATACCCGCCCGGAGGGCGTCGACACGACCAGCGACGACACGCCGAAGATGTTCCACTACGTGCGCAAAGCCAAGATCACCGAGAGCGCGGTGACCGGTACGCATGTGGTGGCGCTGTGCGGCGAGGTGTTTCCCGTCACGCGTTCGCCCAAGCCGGGTTCCCCGGTGTGCCCGGACTGCAAGAAGATCTTCGAGGGTCTTCCGCCCGGCGGCAAGGACTGA
- a CDS encoding ATP-binding cassette domain-containing protein codes for MADGDPILELRAVNKSFGPVHVLHDVDFAVRPGQVTALVGDNGAGKSTLIKSIAGIHPIDSGEVIFDGKPVRINDPKDAAELGIEVVYQDLALADNLDIVQNMFLGRERLKGGLLDEADMEKAARSTLASLSVRTVSSVRTSVASLSGGQRQTVAIAKAVLWDSRVVLLDEPTAALGVAQTRQVLDLVRRLAEQGLGVVLISHNLNDVFEVADRIATLYLGRLVAELPVKETNNSQVVELITAGRSGDLGLPRAENAAI; via the coding sequence ATGGCCGACGGCGATCCGATTCTGGAACTTCGCGCCGTGAACAAGAGCTTCGGCCCGGTCCACGTACTGCACGATGTGGATTTCGCCGTCCGGCCGGGCCAGGTCACCGCGCTGGTGGGCGACAACGGTGCGGGTAAGTCGACACTGATCAAGTCCATTGCGGGCATTCATCCCATCGACTCCGGCGAAGTGATCTTCGACGGAAAGCCGGTGCGGATCAACGACCCGAAGGACGCTGCGGAACTGGGGATCGAGGTCGTCTATCAGGACCTCGCCCTGGCAGACAACCTCGACATCGTGCAGAACATGTTCCTCGGCCGCGAACGTCTCAAGGGCGGACTGCTGGACGAAGCGGACATGGAGAAGGCGGCCCGCAGCACGCTGGCCTCCCTCTCGGTGCGGACCGTCTCGTCGGTCCGCACCTCGGTGGCCTCCCTATCGGGTGGGCAGCGGCAGACCGTCGCCATCGCGAAAGCCGTGCTCTGGGACAGTCGGGTCGTCCTGCTCGACGAACCCACCGCCGCCTTGGGCGTCGCGCAGACCCGGCAGGTTCTCGACCTGGTTCGCCGACTGGCCGAACAGGGACTCGGAGTGGTGCTGATCAGCCACAACCTCAACGACGTGTTCGAGGTCGCCGACCGGATCGCCACCCTCTACCTGGGCAGACTCGTTGCGGAACTCCCGGTCAAGGAGACGAACAACAGCCAGGTGGTCGAACTCATCACCGCAGGCCGGTCGGGTGATCTGGGCCTTCCCCGGGCGGAGAACGCCGCCATCTAG